A region of Mycolicibacterium brumae DNA encodes the following proteins:
- a CDS encoding tRNA (cytidine(34)-2'-O)-methyltransferase, protein MFNVLFYSPRIAPNTGNAIRMVAGTGAQLHLVEPLGFDLSEPKLRRAGLDYHDLASVTVHPSLPAAWSALLPARVFAFTAHARTRFTDIAYRPGDVLMFGPEPTGLDAETLADEHITATVRIPMLAGRRSLNLSNAAAVATYEAWRQQGFAGAV, encoded by the coding sequence ATGTTCAACGTGCTGTTCTACTCACCCCGGATCGCGCCCAACACCGGCAACGCGATCCGGATGGTGGCCGGCACCGGGGCGCAGCTGCATCTGGTCGAGCCGCTGGGCTTCGACCTGTCCGAGCCGAAGCTGCGTCGGGCCGGACTGGACTACCACGACCTGGCGTCGGTGACGGTGCACCCGTCGCTGCCGGCGGCCTGGTCGGCGCTACTGCCCGCGCGGGTGTTCGCGTTCACCGCGCACGCCCGCACCCGGTTCACCGATATCGCCTACCGCCCCGGCGACGTGCTGATGTTCGGCCCGGAACCGACCGGGCTGGACGCCGAGACGTTGGCCGACGAGCACATCACCGCCACCGTGCGGATCCCGATGCTGGCCGGCCGCCGGTCGCTGAACCTGTCGAACGCCGCGGCGGTGGCGACCTATGAGGCCTGGCGGCAGCAGGGTTTCGCCGGCGCGGTGTGA